From the Anabas testudineus chromosome 23, fAnaTes1.2, whole genome shotgun sequence genome, one window contains:
- the LOC113164728 gene encoding bestrophin-3, whose amino-acid sequence MTVTYSSKVANATFFSFHRLLLRWKGSIYKLLYREFTLFVVLYTVLSVMYRLILSNYQKRLFEKLSIYCDRYAEQIPVTFVLGFYVTLVVNRWWNQFVNLPWPDRLMFHISSCVQGKDEYGRLLRRTLVRYVNLTSLLIFRSVSTAVCKRFPTMDHVVEAGFMTPEERKVYDNIRSPHLKYWIPAVWFCNLASKARQEGRIQDSMDLQNILNEMNRFRTWCATLFGYDWVGIPLVYTQVVTLAVYTFFFACLIGRQFLDPSRGYQGHDLDLYVPIFTLLQFFFYAGWLKVAEQLINPFGEDDDDFEANWIIDRNLQVSLLAVDEMHMNLPHMTKDMYWNDCDARPPYTLAAADYCIPSFLGSTTDMGLSDILQSDEIDIFENHPRPHEPVMVRRQESVLGRVRRLLSVQEPLDLRPPQPILKRHSSDATGSFFPDFRVNPGPGDMPPPSMDTLFTLREVNSNPPSPDSSPSAVFPRLVVSPPLISDVSGDSSDACKAAKPQNGLDPSPTEEAPGLESGRTSFSVCCSPTQMGPKEFRWTTVNTQNGPTRPRRRQFSLQFSRQTSKASVRSLPSPKALGRRRRGLVRFQSRRSPSAATDTLQLPDSEYDHEFQGIAGNEDEEKEANSTTTHEEAENTNPQSQSLEKK is encoded by the exons ATGACCGTCACCTATTCCAGCAAAGTAGCCAACGCCACCTTCTTCAGTTTTCACCGACTGCTGCTGCGCTGGAAGGGAAGCATTTACAAGCTGCTGTATCGAGAGTTCACCCTGTTCGTTGTGCTTTACACTGTCCTCAGCGTCATGTACAG GCTGATCCTCTCTAATTATCAGAAGAGGCTGTTTGAGAAACTCTCCATCTACTGTGACAGATACGCTGAGCAGATCCCCGTCACCTTCGTCCTCG gtttTTATGTGACTCTGGTGGTGAATCGATGGTGGAATCAGTTTGTGAACCTGCCGTGGCCTGACAGACTCATGTTCCACATCTCCAG CTGTGTTCAGGGTAAAGATGAATATGGCCGCCTGCTGCGCAGGACGCTGGTTCGTTATGTTAATCTGACATCGCTCCTCATCTTCCGCTCCGTCAGCACCGCTGTCTGCAAACGATTCCCGACCATGGACCACGTGGTTGAGGCAG GTTTTATGACTCCAGAGGAGAGGAAGGTGTACGACAACATCCGTTCTCCTCACCTGAAGTACTGGATTCCTGCAGTCTGGTTCTGCAACCTGGCGTCTAAAGCTCGGCAGGAAGGCCGCATCCAGGACAGCATGGACCTGCAGAACATTCTCAAT gaGATGAATCGGTTCAGGACATGGTGTGCAACTCTTTTTGGCTATGACTGGGTTGGAATCCCACTGGTGTACACACAG GTCGTCACTCTTGCCGTCTACACCTTTTTCTTCGCTTGTCTGATTGGTCGTCAGTTCCTTGACCCCAGCCGCGGCTACCAAGGTCACGACCTCGACCTTTATGTCCCCATCTTCACCCTTCTGCAGTTCTTCTTCTACGCTGGCTGGCTGAAG GTAGCAGAGCAGCTCATCAATCCGTTTGGAGAGGACGATGACGACTTTGAAGCTAACTGGATCATCGACAGGAACCTTCAG GTGTCTCTGCTGGCTGTAGATGAAATGCACATGAATCTGCCTCATATGACCAAAGACATGTACTGGAACGACTGTGACGCACGGCCGCCGTACACACTGGCTGCTGCAGACTACTGCATCCCTTCATTCCTCGGCTCCACCACCGACATGGG ACTATCTGACATCCTCCAGTCTGATGAGATTGACATTTTCGAGAATCATCCGCGACCACATGAGCCTGTCATGGTGCGACGGCAAGAATCg gTTTTGGGTCGAGTCCGTCGGCTACTGAGCGTTCAGGAACCTCTTGACCTTCGACCTCCACAGCCCATCTTAAAACGACACAGCAGTGATGCCACAGGGAGCTTCTTCCCAGATTTCAG GGTCAATCCAGGTCCTGGAGACATGCCGCCTCCTTCCATGGACACCTTGTTCACCTTAAGGGAAGTGAACAGCAACCCTCCCTCCCCTGATAGTTCACCGTCAGCTGTTTTCCCCCGGCTCGTCGTCAGCCCTCCACTCATCAGTGATGTCAGTGGGGATTCTTCTGACGCTTGTAAAGCAGCAAAACCTCAGAACGGGCTGGATCCTTCTCCCACAGAGGAGGCACCAGGCTTGGAAAGTGGCag GAccagcttctctgtgtgttgttctcCGACTCAAATGGGACCGAAGGAGTTTCGCTGGACCACAGTCAATACCCAGAATGGCCCAACCCGGCCACGGAGGCGCCAGTTCTCCCTCCAGTTCTCCAGGCAGACGTCGAAGGCCTCAGTACGCAGCCTCCCAAGCCCCAAGGCTCTGGGGAGACGGAGACGAGGCCTAGTTCGATTCCAATCCCGAAGATCACCGAGTGCAGCTACTGACACTCTGCAGCTCCCCGACTCGGAGTACGACCATGAATTCCAGGGTATAGCAGGGAACgaggatgaggagaaagaagcaAACAGCACCACAACACACGAAGAGGCTGAAAACACCAATCCTCAATCACAGAGTTTAGAGAAGAAATGA
- the nots gene encoding nothepsin yields MRRLLLVVLLFWTSSALVRVPLRRVRSIRAQLRAHGLLDQFLKHHRPDMFNRRYAQCFPPGTSSLRLGRSSEKIYNFMDAQYYGEISLGTPEQNFSVVFDTGSADLWVPSSYCVSQACASHRHFRAFESTSFHHDGRMFGIHYGSGNLLGIMARDTLKVAGLTALNQEFGESVYEPGATFVMARFDGVLGMGYPALAEILGNPVFDNMMAQNLVDEPVFSFYLSRKTSNGSLEGELLLGGTDEALYNGPINWLPVTAKGYWQIEMDSVAVQGERLFCPRGCQAIVDTGTSLITGPTNDILILQQHIGATPTNTGEFLVDCVRLSSLPHVTFVLGGTEYSLTAEHYVRKEMFGDREMCFSGFQAVNIVSHEGPLWILGDVFLRQVYSVFDRGQDRVGFAPARHRTEQ; encoded by the exons AtgaggaggctgctgctggtTGTTCTGCTGTTCTGGACGAGTTCGGCTTTAGTCAg AGTTCCTCTGAGGAGGGTGCGTTCGATTCGTGCTCAGCTGCGAGCCCACGGCCTCCTGGACCAGTTCCTGAAGCACCACCGCCCCGACATGTTCAACCGGCGCTACGCCCAGTGTTTCCCGCCCGGCACCAGCTCACTGAGACTCGGACGCTCCAGTGAGAAAATCTACAACTTTATGGAT GCTCAGTACTACGGTGAAATCAGTTTGGGAACTCCGGAGCAGAACTTCTCTGTGGTTTTTGACACCGGCTCCGCCGACCTCTGGGTGCCGTCGTCCTACTGCGTCAGCCAGGCCTGTG CTTCACACAGACACTTCAGGGCTTTCGAATCAACTTCATTTCATCATGATGGTCGGATGTTTGGTATTCACTACGGATCAGGAAATCTGCTGGGAATCATGGCCAGAGACACACTGAAG GTTGCAGGTCTGACTGCTTTGAACCAGGAGTTCGGGGAGTCGGTCTACGAGCCGGGGGCCACCTTTGTGATGGCGAGGTTCGACGGCGTTCTGGGAATGGGATACCCGGCGCTTGCAGAGATCCTTGGAAATCCGGTGTTTGACAACATGATGGCGCAGAATTTAGTGGACGAGCCAGTTTTCTCTTTCTACCTCAGCAG AAAAACAAGTAACGGCAGCCTGGAAGGGGAACTGCTGCTGGGCGGAACAGATGAAGCTCTATACAACGGACCCATCAACTGGCTTCCTGTGACTGCTAAGGGATACTGGCAGATTGAGATGGacag TGTGGCGGTGCAGGGTGAGAGGCTGTTCTGTCCTCGAGGCTGCCAGGCGATTGTCGATACAGGAACCTCCCTCATCACTGGGCCGACCAATGACATCctcatcctgcagcagcatATTGGAGCCACACCAACCAACACTGGAGAG tttcttGTCGACTGTGTCCGGTTGTCCAGTTTGCCTCATGTGACTTTTGTACTGGGAGGAACAGAGTACTCACTGACTGCTGAACACTACGTTAGGAAG gAGATGTTTGGAGACAGGGAGATGTGTTTCAGCGGCTTCCAGGCTGTGAACATTGTCTCCCACGAGGGCCCTCTGTGGATTCTTGGAGATGTATTTCTGAGACAGGTCTACAGCGTTTTCGACAGAGGACAGGACCGTGTCGGCTTTGCTCCTGCGAGGCACAGAACCGAACAATGA
- the cct2 gene encoding T-complex protein 1 subunit beta yields MASLSMAPVNIFKHGADEERAETARLSSFVGAIAIGDLVKSTLGPKGMDKILLGGGKGATVTVTNDGATILKAIGVDNPAAKVLVDMSKVQDDEVGDGTTSVTVLAAELLREAELLIAKKIHPQTIISGWRKATQAAREALREAAADHSNDPARFQEDLLNISRTTLSSKLLTHHKDHFAQLAVNAVMRLKGSGNLEAIHVIKKLGGSLTDSYLDEGFLLDKKIGVNQPKRLENANILIANTGMDTDKIKIFGSRVRVDSTAKVAEIELAEKEKMKEKVDRILKHGINCFINRQLIYNYPEQLFAQAGVMAIEHADFAGVERLALVTGGEITSTFDHPELVKLGHCKLIEEVMIGEDTLIHFSGVAMGEACTIVLRGATQQILDEAERSLHDALCVLAQTVKEPRTVYGGGCSEMLMAKVVTDLANRTPGKEAVAMESFAKALRMLPTIIADNAGYDSADLVAQLRAAHQENKTTFGLNMSEGTVGNMSELGITESFQVKRQVLLSASEAAEMILRVDDIIKAAPRKRVPDHHPC; encoded by the exons ATG GCGTCCTTATCGATGGCCCCTGTCAACATCTTTAAACATGGAGCTGATGAAGAGAGAGCAGAAACTGCACGACTA tcCTCATTCGTAGGCGCCATCGCTATCGGAGATCTGGTGAAGAGCACTCTGGGACCGAAGGGGATG gaTAAGATCTTACTGGGTGGAGGAAAGGGTGCTACAGTGACGGTGACCAATGACGGGGCGACCATCCTGAAGGCAATCGGAGTAGACAACCCTGCTGCTAAAGTCCTGGTTG acATGTCAAAGGTTCAGGACGATGAGGTTGGAGACGGGACGACCTCCGTCACCGTGCTGGCTGCCGAGCTGCTGAGG GAGGCGGAGCTGCTGATCGCCAAGAAGATTCACCCACAGACCATCATCTCCGGCTGGAGGAAGGCGACTCAGGCTGCCAGAGAGGCTCTGAGAGAGGCTGCTGCAGACCACAG CAACGACCCGGCTCGTTTCCAGGAGGACCTACTGAACATCTCCCGGACCACTCTGTCCTCCAAACTGCTGACTCACCACAAAGATCATTTTGCCCAGCTGGCCGTCAACGCTGTGATGAGGCTGAAGGGCTCCGGGAACCTGGAGGCCATCCACGTCATCAAGAAGCTTGGAGGAAGCCTCACAGACTCCTACCTGGATGAAG GTTTCCTGTTGGACAAGAAGATCGGAGTGAATCAGCCGAAGCGGCTGGAGAACGCCAACATCCTGATCGCCAACACCGGCATGGACACAGACAAGATCAAG atCTTCGGCTCCAGGGTTCGTGTCGACTCGACGGCGAAGGTGGCAGAGATCGAACTCgcagagaaggagaagatgaaggagaAAGTCGACCGCATCCTGAAGCACGGGATCAACTGCTTCATCAACAG acaGTTGATCTATAATTACCCAGAGCAGCTGTTTGCTCAGGCTGGAGTCATGGCCATCGAACACGCCGACTTCGCTGGAGTTGAGCGTCTCGCTCTGGTCACTG GTGGAGAGATCACCTCCACCTTCGACCACCCTGAGCTGGTGAAGCTCGGTCACTGCAAACTGATCGAGGAGGTGATGATCGGCGAGGACACGCTGATCCATTTCTCAGGAGTCGCCATGG GTGAGGCGTGCACCATCGTGCTGCGAGGAGCGACTCAGCAGATTCTAGATGAGGCCGAGCGTTCGCTGCAcgatgctctgtgtgtgttagctcAGACTGTGAAGGAGCCACGCACCGTCTACGGAGGAG GCTGCTCCGAGATGCTGATGGCCAAAGTGGTGACTGATCTGGCCAACAGGACGCCAGGGAAGGAGGCCGTCGCCATGGAGTCGTTCGCTAAGGCTCTGAGGATG CTGCCGACCATCATTGCTGACAACGCCGGCTACGACAGCGCAGACCTGGTGGCTCAGCTGAGAGCTGCACACCAGGAGAACAAGACGACGTTTGGACTGA ACATGTCTGAGGGCACAGTGGGCAACATGTCGGAGCTGGGGATCACAGAGTCGTTCCAGGTGAAGCGTCAGGTGCTGCTGAGCGCGTCCGAGGCTGCAGAGATGATCCTCAGAGTCGACGACATCATCAAAGCTGCACCCAG gaAGAGAGTTCCCGACCATCATCCCTGctag